In the Gossypium arboreum isolate Shixiya-1 chromosome 10, ASM2569848v2, whole genome shotgun sequence genome, one interval contains:
- the LOC108488088 gene encoding fasciclin-like arabinogalactan protein 14 produces MSTSPVITLLFSLFIVLLSPTYAFNITEILKPYKDFNLYNYQLSSTGLAIEINNLQVVTVLVVADYDLFAFRHLPGDDVRRILGFHVIFGYYDPTRLKSLRSRITLTTLYSGATLTANRESNGEVTFRSTTSSSKLDATFIHTVELQPRSIAVLQVSPYIKTSGDLPSTPPSPPSPSPPPPPPLPQQSPTSLPTTASPPRKALAPPPTSQEKKSPTPPTSSPNKSGNATTSPPTKESNNTAPAASKTKPNSVSSGPPPQENPTTPPPKAFSPRKALAPAPSDENESPVASPPKPSSSTPSPSPATDVPAPAPDQKSSTTPMASGNYLASILMISTAAWLFFPMI; encoded by the coding sequence atGTCGACTTCACCAGTAATTACTTTATTGTTCTCCCTTTTCATTGTATTACTATCACCAACATATGCTTTTAACATCACAGAAATCCTCAAACCTTACAAGGACTTCAATTTGTACAATTACCAATTGAGTTCAACAGGATTGGCAATTGAAATCAACAACCTACAAGTCGTGACCGTCCTTGTTGTTGCCGATTATGATTTGTTCGCATTTAGACACTTGCCGGGCGATGATGTTAGGAGAATCTTGGGGTTCCATGTGATTTTTGGTTACTATGATCCAACCAGGCTCAAAAGCTTGCGATCCAGAATAACCCTCACCACACTTTACTCAGGGGCTACCTTGACCGCGAACCGCGAGAGCAATGGTGAAGTCACGTTTAGATCGACTACTTCAAGTTCTAAATTGGATGCCACATTTATTCACACCGTTGAACTTCAACCCCGTAGCATTGCAGTATTGCAAGTCTCCCCTTATATAAAAACATCAGGCGACCTACCTTCCACTCCACCATCACCACCATCAccatcaccaccaccaccaccaccactacCACAACAATCACCAACGTCGCTTCCCACCACTGCTTCCCCTCCGAGGAAAGCCTTAGCACCACCTCCGACCAGTCAAGAGAAGAAATCCCCAACCCCCCCAACTTCATCCCCCAATAAATCAGGCAATGCAACAACTTCACCCCCCACTAAAGAAAGCAATAACACTGCACCAGCTGCATCAAAGACTAAACCCAACTCCGTATCATCAGGACCCCCGCCGCAAGAGAACCCAACTACACCACCACCAAAGGCTTTTTCACCAAGGAAGGCCCTCGCACCGGCTCCTAGTGACGAAAACGAGTCTCCGGTTGCATCCCCGCCTAAACCAAGCAGTAGTACACCATCACCATCACCAGCTACTGATGTTCCTGCTCCAGCTCCTGATCAGAAGAGTTCTACTACACCTATGGCTTCCGGGAATTATCTTGCCTCCATCCTTATGATTTCGACTGCGGCTTGGTTATTTTTTCCCATGATTTGA
- the LOC108488525 gene encoding putative glucose-6-phosphate 1-epimerase isoform X1, with translation MASASENIYVEHVKGVNGLDKVILREIRGWSAEVYLYGGQVTSWKNERREELLFLSSKALFQPPKPIRGGIPICFPQFGNLDSLEQHGFARNRLWSVDPDPPPCSSHTNSRAFIDLILRHSEEEAKIWSHRYELRLRVALGPAGDLMLTSRIRNTNTDGKSFTFTFAYHTYFFVTDISEVRVEGLETLDYLDNLQNRERFTEQGDAITFESEVDKIYLSTPTKIAILDHERKRTFELRKDGLPDAVVWNPWDKKAKAMADFGDEEYKHMLCVEAACVEKPITLKPGEEWKGRQEISIVPSSYCSGQLDPRGQLDLRRVTFGC, from the exons ATGGCTTCAGCTTCAGAGAATATTTACGTCGAGCATGTTAAAGGCGTCAATGGTCTCGATAAGGTCATCTTAAGGGAGATTCGCGGTTGGTCTGCTGAG GTGTATCTCTATGGGGGTCAAGTCACATCTTGGAAGAATGAACGTCGGGAGGAGTTGCTCTTCCTTAGTAGTAAG GCTCTTTTTCAGCCACCTAAGCCTATTCGTGGAGGTATACCAATCTGTTTCCCTCAA TTCGGAAATCTCGACTCTCTTGAGCAACATGGATTTGCAAGAAATCGACTTTGGAGTGTTGATCCTGATCCCCCACCATGTTCATCACATACTAATAGCAGGGCTTTCATCGACTTAATTCTTAGGCATTCTGAAGAAGAGGCGAAGATCTGGTCTCACAG GTATGAGCTTCGGTTAAGGGTAGCTCTAGGACCTGCAGGTGATTTGATGCTGACTTCCCGCATTCGAAATACAAACACTGATGGAAAGTCGTTTACAtttacatttgcctatcacaCCTATTTTTTCGTCACTGATATCAG TGAAGTGCGAGTAGAAGGACTAGAGACACTGGATTATTTGGATAACCTGCAGAACAGAGAGCGGTTCACTGAACAAGGGGATGCAATAACATTTGAATCAGAA GTGGATAAGATATATCTTAGTACACCAACAAAAATTGCCATCCTGGACCACGAAAGGAAGCGAACATTTGAGTTGCGAAAGGATGGACTTCCCGATGCTG TCGTGTGGAATCCCTGGGACAAGAAAGCGAAAGCAATGGCTGATTTCGGTGATGAGGAGTATAAACATATGCTTTGCGTAGAGGCTGCTTGTGTGGAGAAGCCCATCACGTTGAAACCTGGTGAAGAGTGGAAAGGAAGACAGGAGATCTCAATTGTTCCATCAAGTTACTGCAGCGGACAACTCGACCCGCGTGGACAACTCGACCTGCGTAGGGTAACCTTTGGTTGTTAA
- the LOC108488525 gene encoding putative glucose-6-phosphate 1-epimerase isoform X2: MDASYVYLYGGQVTSWKNERREELLFLSSKALFQPPKPIRGGIPICFPQFGNLDSLEQHGFARNRLWSVDPDPPPCSSHTNSRAFIDLILRHSEEEAKIWSHRYELRLRVALGPAGDLMLTSRIRNTNTDGKSFTFTFAYHTYFFVTDISEVRVEGLETLDYLDNLQNRERFTEQGDAITFESEVDKIYLSTPTKIAILDHERKRTFELRKDGLPDAVVWNPWDKKAKAMADFGDEEYKHMLCVEAACVEKPITLKPGEEWKGRQEISIVPSSYCSGQLDPRGQLDLRRVTFGC, translated from the exons ATGGATGCTTCTTAC GTGTATCTCTATGGGGGTCAAGTCACATCTTGGAAGAATGAACGTCGGGAGGAGTTGCTCTTCCTTAGTAGTAAG GCTCTTTTTCAGCCACCTAAGCCTATTCGTGGAGGTATACCAATCTGTTTCCCTCAA TTCGGAAATCTCGACTCTCTTGAGCAACATGGATTTGCAAGAAATCGACTTTGGAGTGTTGATCCTGATCCCCCACCATGTTCATCACATACTAATAGCAGGGCTTTCATCGACTTAATTCTTAGGCATTCTGAAGAAGAGGCGAAGATCTGGTCTCACAG GTATGAGCTTCGGTTAAGGGTAGCTCTAGGACCTGCAGGTGATTTGATGCTGACTTCCCGCATTCGAAATACAAACACTGATGGAAAGTCGTTTACAtttacatttgcctatcacaCCTATTTTTTCGTCACTGATATCAG TGAAGTGCGAGTAGAAGGACTAGAGACACTGGATTATTTGGATAACCTGCAGAACAGAGAGCGGTTCACTGAACAAGGGGATGCAATAACATTTGAATCAGAA GTGGATAAGATATATCTTAGTACACCAACAAAAATTGCCATCCTGGACCACGAAAGGAAGCGAACATTTGAGTTGCGAAAGGATGGACTTCCCGATGCTG TCGTGTGGAATCCCTGGGACAAGAAAGCGAAAGCAATGGCTGATTTCGGTGATGAGGAGTATAAACATATGCTTTGCGTAGAGGCTGCTTGTGTGGAGAAGCCCATCACGTTGAAACCTGGTGAAGAGTGGAAAGGAAGACAGGAGATCTCAATTGTTCCATCAAGTTACTGCAGCGGACAACTCGACCCGCGTGGACAACTCGACCTGCGTAGGGTAACCTTTGGTTGTTAA